The nucleotide sequence ccactgctGTGTCCTCACTTACAATCGTCCTATTCGCcttacaccacccaccacacgctgtggtcactacactgtttctgttcccctacaccaccaccaatGCGTGGTCACACACTGTCTGTTCCCTACACAACCACCAACATGCGTGGTCACTACACTGTCCTGTCCCTACACCACCCACCACGATGCGTTGGTCACTATCCTGTTCTGTTCCCTACacaccaccacatgctgtggtcactacactgctcttgccctcacacacaccacatctgtggtcactacactgttctgttcccctacaccaccacatgCTGTGTCACTAACTGTTCTGTTCCTACAACcaatgctgtggtcactacacgTTCTTCCCACAGCCACCACATGCTGTGGCACTATCATGTCGTGTTCCCTACACCACACCACATGTGTGGTCCTACACTCTGTTCCCCTACACCACACCAACATGCTGTGgtctacactgttctgttcctctaGCACACCACATGCTGTGTCACCAACTGTCTGTTCCCCTACCACCACACAcaatgctgtggtcactacactgttcgTTCCCCTACACAACcacccatgctgtggtcactacacaCTGTTCTgtcccctacaccaccaccacagctgtgtcactacactgttctgttccctaaCACCACACAGCTtgtcactacactgttctgtcccatacaccaccacccacatgctgtggtcacacACTGTTTCTgttccctaccaccaccaccacatctgttggtcactacactgttctgttcccctacacacaccaccaccatgctgtgtcacaccactgttctgttccccacaccaccaccacatgctgtggtcacacAACTTCTTCccctacacacaccacatgctGGTCACTACACTTCTgttcccacaccaccaccacatgctgtggtcactacactgtctgttccCCTACACACCACCACCTCGTGGTCACTACACTGTCGTTCCCCTACCCACACCACATCTGTGTGCACACACTGTTCTttccctacaccaccaccaacatgctgtggtcactacactgttctgttgtCCCGCTACACACCACCACATGCTGGTGTCACTTCAACTGTTgtcccctacaccaccaccacatctgTGCACTACACTGCTGTTCCCCTACCACACCACAGTGGTGGCATCATGCACTAGTTCTACATTACATTTCACTCAGGTCTGGAAATATATAGAGGAAATATGTCATGGTGGAGTTTTCAATTCTGAGAAATGTTAGTCACTTGTTTATTATCAGCACTGGGAGAATTCAACCTACTCAATACACCATAGTACAGCATGTCAATCAGGAGAAGATACTCAGAAGAGAGGCAAGGTGTGTGTTCCCTCTCCTGATCTGGTTTCTAATCTTACAGGGTTGTTTGGGGTCAACCGTGACGGTTAACAGAGGTCAACATTCTCCTACatctgctgcacacacacacagtaggttaAAAAGTACCACTTGTTTGCTACTTGAGTAAAGTAAAGATCCATTGATAGAAAATGACTAGTAAAGTCCCCGAGTAAAATACcacctgagtaaaagtaaagaaccTTGATAGAAAATGACATTCAGAAATGCCCCCATAAATACcacctgagtaaaagtctaaagagCATGGTGTGTTTagcgagtccgccagatcagaggcaagtAGGGGTTGACTCGTGTTCGCTTGATAAGGTGAATGGACCATTGTTCCAATTCACAGTAATAATATTTCTttcagaaacaaaaagaaaagtaaaagggtcaaaataaaaatagtaagaCAGGAGTACCCTAAAAAACTACTTAAGatagtacttaagtattttttactttaaataaTTACACCAACTGCAACACACAACAGGTAGCGAAATACTTCCATGGCCACAGTCACATAGCAAATCATGGATCTTCAACTGGCCACACGTCCTCATACATAATCTATGGATCTCCAACACATCAGTCCAGCATAGCAGAATCTATGCGTATCTTCAACTGCATCAGCTCACAGCAAAATCTATGGTATCTTCAACTGCATCAGTCACATAGCAGAATCTATGTGTATTTCAACTGCCATCAGTCACATAGCAAATCTATGGTATCTTCAACTGCCATCAGTCACATAGCAGAAATCTATGGTATCTTAACTGCCATCACCAGTACATAGCAGAATCTATGGATATCTTCAACTGCCCCATCCCCAGTCACCATAGCAGAATCTATGTGTATCTCAACTGCCATCAGTTCACAAGCAGAATACTGGATATCTTCAAACTGCCACGACAGTCAACAATAGCAGACATCTATGGTATCTCAACGCATCAGTCCAATAGCAAATCTATGGTACTCAACTGCCATCAGACCATAGCACAAATCTATGGTACGTGCACATGCACATAGCAGAATCTATGTATACTTCAACTAATCATAGCTATGTCACAACAAAGAATCTATGGTATCTTCAACTCCACactccactaacacacacaatctaTGGTATCTTCAACTGCCACATCACATAGCAAATCTATGGTACTCAACTACCATCAGCACATAGCAAGAATCTATGGTAATCTTCAACTGCCATCAGTCACAATAGCAGAATCTATGGTATCTTCAACACCAATCAGTCACCTAGCAGAATTCTATGGTATCTTCACTGCCATCAGTCACATAGCAGAATCTAGGGTATCTTCAAGCCATCAGTCACATGCAGAATCTATGGTATCTTCAACTGCCTCTCAGTCACATAGCAAGAATCTATGGTATCTTCAACTACCATCAGTCACATTAGCAGAATCTTATGGAACTTTCAAACGCCACAGTCAGCACATAGCAAATCTATGGTATCTTCAACTGCCATGTCACTAGCAGAATCTAGGTATTAAACTCATCAGTCACATAGCAGAATCTATGGTATCTTCAACTGCCATCAGTCACATAGCAAATCTGTGGTCTTCAACTAATCAGTCACATAGCAGATCTATGGTATCTTCAACTGCCATCAGTCACATAGCAGAATCTAGGATCTTCAACTGCCATCACACATAGCGAATCATGGTACTTCAACTGCCATCAGTCACTAGCAGAATCTTTCAACTCTAAGAGATTGGTAACATTAACTCTCATCGTGTTGTGATATTGGATGGTTTTAGCCATTTTTATTGGATggtttccattttttatttgattgttttagccattttgccacaactttggaagtaagctggggtcattgtccatttggaagacccatttccgaccaagctttaacttcctgactgatgtcttgagatgttgcttcaatatatccacataattttcctcttcatgatgcatctattttgtgaagtgcaccagtcctcctgcagcaaagcaccccaccacatgatgctgccccacctagcttcacggttgggatggtgcttccggcttgcaagcatccccctttttcccaaacagaacgatggtcattatgaccaacacagttctatttttgttttatcagacaagAGAacatctccaaaaagtacgatctttgtcccaatgtgcagttgcaaaccatagtctggctttttatggcggttttggagcagtggcttctccttgctgagccggctttcaggttatgtcgatataggactcgttttagtgtggatatagatcttttgtacctgtttcctccagcatcttcacaagatcctttgctgttgttctgggattgattgcacctTCACACACAATACACTCACCTCAGAGACAACGCGCTCTTgatggtatgacggctgcgtggtcccatggtgttaactgcgtactattgtttgtacagatgaactcggcagatttctttgatttcccatgatgtcaagcaaaaggcactgagtgtaaggtaggccttgaaatacatcacacaggtacacctccaatttactcaaatgatgtcaatcagcctatcagaagcttctaaagccatgacatcattttctggaattgtccaagctgtttaaaggcacagtcaacttagtgtatgcaaacttctgacccactggaattgtgtacagtgaTTATAAGTTAAaaatgtctaaacaattgttgaaaaaatacttgtgtcatgcacaagtagatgtcctaaccgacttgccaaaactatagtttgttaacaagaatttgtggaatggttaaAAACAAGtcttatgactccaacctaattgtatgtaaacctccgacttcaactgtagctgtaccatggtATTTGCACTGCTACTGAGTAAACCTACAATTGTTGTCCACTTTACCACACCTGCTAAAACTCCCCCCATCGTAGTTGGATTGTGGTCCCAGTGACTGAGACACCTCTGTCCCCTGGATTTTAGGGCCTTTGAGAGATTGGAGACAATCCTTTATAAAGAGCACACGAGTGCACCCACAGAAAAAAACAGATTAACTGCTAAAAGCATTTGCCAACACTCACCTCGATAGATTGTATATATAAAATCTTTCATCTTAATTTATTTCCACAATTTACAAATATCATGTGTAATGTAGGTAGTTCATATAACCGGGACAGGCattacacattttttatttttggtaagcaattattattttggaAACAATTTTTGTGATCCTCCTATATCGTCCTGACAcatagcaacagatgtgggatacaTACCACCCTTCTCTCACAAAGATATTCATTAACAGTTGctccatcccagagcccaactcaagagaaGACATGATTTGCAAATGCATTATGTCTACAATTAACAAATAGTTATGAGCAATAATCTAGGCAGTTCATAcaaaggattgttacctataaccaggacTGGCAttacaaaaatcacatttttaagcaagcaattattattttggcAAAACATcattgtgattcatcctatattgtccctaacaccATTACCCCATAGCAACATATGTAGGATACTCACACCCACAGTCATACACACTATCCACCCTTCCCCCACACCCAGTCATACACACTATCCACCCTTCCCCCAAAAACAACCACAGACgttcaacagttgttccatccctGAGCCCAACTCCAGAGAAGACTTGATGTgcaaatgcatatacagttgtagACAAACAGTACAGAGTTGTAGACAAACAGTACTGTATACAGTTGTAGACAAACAGTACAGAGTTgtagacatacagtactgtatacagtTGTAGACAAACAGTACTGTATACAGTTGTAGACATACTGTATACAATTCAGACATTGTTTGGGAACTTCTTCTCTAACTCATCAGCCATTTTGTTCTGGCGCATCTTCCTCAGGATCTCCAGTGTGATCTTCACAGCACCGTCCTCGTGGTATTGCTGCACCATCCTATCCACTGTGACCAGTCTGTTAGCGTTCTCCAGCTGGCCCCGTGGGATTGAAGTAAAGCCCTCACCGTGAATCAGGTGCCACTGAAAGCTCTCCAGCTGTTCTGAAACCAGCTCTGCCAGAGCGCCCAGCAGCAGATAAGAAACATTTGGTTTTGTCCCTGGATACAGAAAAATCAAAACAATGAGAACTTTAACATGACATAGTAATAACTAAAATAAACAGTCCTGAAGGATCAGAATTCTCCTTGTATGTTGATGTAGGTAAACAAGTTTACCTGTTGTGTTTCTTGATGTCWtcttgctgagtctacctttaataacTGTAATTGAATAAGGAAAGAAGAAGTGGACAGCTGTTAACCACAGGAGTCGAGGTGCACCCGAACAATTAACTCAGAATTGTAAAGGTGCAGCACTCATTTCTGATATTAGCTAACTCTCTACTCTACCACAATTAAATCTGTTGGGGGAAGACAGGAAATTATGTTTACCTGCTGTATCGCCAGCTGGTTTTGTAACTGTGGATAAAAAAATACCTTGATTACACATGCTGATcaagaaaatatttaatttgacagAMCATGAATATCATTAGAAAGTGgtatatacaatgcattcagaaagtattcagacccccttcctttttctacattttgttacgttacagccttattcaaaaacgtatttaaataaaaaatccctcatcaaggtttagacatttttgcaaatttataaaaacaattaaactgaaatatcacatttacacaagtattcagaccctttactcagtactttcttgaagtacctttagcagcaattacagcctccagtcttcttggttatgacgctacaagcttggcacacctgtatttggggaatttctcacattcttggatggggagcgttgctgaacaGTTATTTTTAGagacgttcgatcgggttcaaatccgggttcgatcgggttcaaatccgggctctgactgggccactcgaggacattcagagacttgtcctgaagctactcctgcattgtcttggctgtgtgcttggggtcgttgttgttggaaggtgaaccttttccccagtctgaggtcctgagcactctggatcaagttttcatcaaggatctctcaagGAGCTCCTATACTCAGCATAAAGAGGTAGCGTTTCATAAAGACCTATGCATGCTGCATGGACAGGTTTTATACATTTCAAACAGGACATGTAAATACCCTCACAAATGCATGGAAGCGGATTTGAAGAGCACTGGATTTGACACAATATCTTTTGTGAAGGGGCCTTTTTCGAACATTTGCTAAANTAAATACCCTCACAAATGCATGGAAGCGGATTTGAAGAGCACTGGATTTGACACAATATCTTTTGTGAAGGGGCCTTTTTCGAACATTTGCTAAACATTTGCTAAAAGCCTGTATGCTACCCAGCCAGCATAGATGTTATCATATGCATcattttgtgtttttatgtattatttcttatattgttagcccagaaaatcttaagtgctattacatacagccggtaagaactattggatatcaaggtgacgtcaacttaccaacattatgaccaggagtacaactttcccgaagcggatcctttgtccgaaccaccaaaggcaattgaactgattccagaagctgacccaaaacaacgtcgccgcagAAGAGAAAGACCTTCTGGGAAGACttgaggcgcgcacaccacccactgcttccgagtatattactcgctaatgtccagtctctagataacaaggtagctGAAATTAGGGCaggggttgctttccagagagacatcagggattgtaacatactctgtttcacagaaacatggctctctcgggatatgctgtcggagtcggttcagccaccgggatTCTTTATGCGTCGcaccgacagaaataaacatctctctgggaagaagaagggcgggcgTGTAAGTATCATGAATAACGACTCATGATGTATATTTTAACAACATACAGggactcaagtccttttgttcacctgacctagaattcctcacaatcaaatgccgaccttaTTAtatcccaagagaattctcgttggttattgtcacagccgtgtatatcccccctcaaacagataccacgacggccctcaaggaacttcactggactcaaTTCAAACTGGAAacaatatcctgaggctgcatttattgtagctggtgattttaacagagcaaatttgagaacaaggctacctaaattctatcagcatattgattgtagcactcgCGCTGGCAATactctggatcactgctactccaacttccgcaatgcatacaaggccctcctttCGGCAATCTGACTACGGCTcctttttgctcctcccttcctataggcagaaactcaaaacaggatgtacccgtgacaagGACTATTCatcgctggtctgaccaatcagaatccacacttcaagattgttttgatcacgcgggcTGGGacatgttctgggtagcctcagagaataatatcgatTCATATGCTGATTCTGTGAGTGAGTTTaaaaggaagtgcataggagaagTTGTACCCAGTGACTATTAATACAAAAGGACTCatgtaaaagtcaggatggacattcacttttcataaacccttaaaacattggaaataaCTTACAAAACAACTATTATTTTGCGTCGGTTGTATTACCAacataaatcacacacacacataacaatataACAAATGAGCTCTGGTTCCTCCAGAAATGTCCCGTACCTCGGGCCTAAAAAGAGCCCAGCCCAGTGGAAAAGAAGTTCAGGGAACTCAAGTGACCTTAGTCACGCAATGTTGTCCGTTCATACAAGTGTAGTGTAAACCCAATCCCAATCAACAatcaaaataacaattattttaccACACAACTATAAAGCGTATCAACCTTAATACGTCCTCACTTACAACTACATAAAACACGGTATACATCacaccaaaacaaatgaaataccgtaTACAAAAAGGTTGTAGTCAGTCGGGCAATCGCTAACAGATCTCCAGCGGAGAAAGCCCACGAAGAACAACGAACAGGTGTAGTTAAACGGAAGCAAAGAGTGGATTCGATCCTGGGTAAACTTGCTATTAGGCTACAAAAGCACACTTTTAATTGCAACAAAACAAACGGAAGAGACGCTTCAGAACTGAGGGTTGAACACATCCTCATTCACGTCTCCATCACACCCCACTTTTGCGTGGCAGATGCTGGCTATTAATTGGGAATTAAAAgggaagcgccctattggaaggagaagcactgacGGTTCAGAAaaattcagggccgtcacaatactcatccatatgtatatactgtattttatatctTGCCTATGCCTATGCCTATGCAGCTCTGCTCATCTCATTGCtcaccatatatttatatgtgtcacaaggatgacgctggagagacgaagcaggtacggggagtaacatttaaaaaaaacggaCATGgacgagacataaacagcgttagcaaaagaaaaacaatcaatgcagaagcggggacagagctggggaactgacaaatatatagggagggaaatgaacaggtgataagagagtccaggtgagtccaataacgctgatgcgcgtgacgaggaaaggcaggtgtacgtgatggatggcaggagtgagtgatgcaaggcattctggcgccctcaagcgccaggggagggGAAgacgggagcagacgtgacagtacccccctctaggggcgccacccggcgtcccacctgggcgaaccggccgagacatgggcgctgggcaagccggttgaggcgtggaagcccgacgaaccggcaggacgtgagagcctggcgagccggctgagcatgggagcctgacgatccggctgagtcaagacgcctgtcgatcccgctgaggaAACCCGATGATCGGTGGAGTGTGACGTGGGATGGAAGccaccgagccaaccgaggcaatgaaacctctcgagccagccagggcatgaaagctcgacgggctggcttaggcacccccggttccatcggcggcagaATCCACCCCCGACGTCAccgacaaaacaaaaaacaaacaaacaaaaaactcctGGACGGCTGGGCAGACAAaactgacgatccagctgagacccgacgtgggatgggcgccctccgagccaaccggggcaaggaaactcTCGAGCctgctagggcgtggaagccgaCGAGcaggctaggcacccccggttccatcggtggtgacccagagccgatgccactataccaaccagaacgccagtactcccgatgcttcgtgtgatggcttctgcattctgtcacaaggatgacgctggagagacgaagcaggtacgggagtAACATTTCATAAattaacggacatggaacgagacataaacagcgttagcaaacagaaaacaatcaatgcagaagcggggaacagagctggggaactgacacatataggggaggaaatgaacaggtgataagagagtccaggtgagtccaataacgctgatgcgcgtgacgaggaaaggcaggtgtacgtgatggatggcaggagtgagtgatgcaaggcattctggcggcctcaagcgccagggggaggggaagagcgggagcagacgtgacaatatgtatatattcttattccattcctttacttagatttgtgtttatttgGTAGTTGTTGCGGAATtgatagattacttgttagatattgctgcattcggaactagaagcacaaacatttcgctacactcgtaataacatctgttaaccatgtgtatgtgaccaataaaatttgattttatttgacaacgcaggagtggcttccggacaagtctctgaatgtccttgagtggccctgctagagcccagacttgaacacaatcaaacatctctgaagagacctgaaaatagctgtgcagtgacattccccatccaacctggcagagcttgaggcgatctgcagagaagaatgggagaaactccccaaatacagttgtgccacgctcatagagtcatacccaagaagactcgagactgtaatcgctgccaattgtgcttcaacaaagtactgagagaaaATGAGGTCAGTGGTGACTcactttttttccttttctttcctgtaagagagagagagagagaacaccttactaatattgagttgcaccccccccccctttgccctcagaacagcctcaattcatagggtatggactctacaaggtgtcaaaagttccacagggatgctggctcatgttgactccaatgcttccctattgtgtcaagttgactagatgtcctttgggtggtggatcgttcttgaaacacacatgaaactgttgagcttgaaaaacccagcagcgttgcaRttcttgacacaaaccagtatgcctggcacctactaccataccttgttcaaaggcacttaaatatttgtcttgcccattcaccctctgaatggcacacatatgtTTGAactgtctcaaggcataaaaatccttatttgacctgtttcctctccttcatctacgctgattgaagtggatttaacaagtgacgtcaataagggatcatagctttcacctggatttacagTCYATGTCATGGAAAGAGCARgtgttcataatgttttgtacactcagtgtatctcaACTAACCAGAATACGACCAGGTAAAGGCTATTTAAAACCAAGAGAAGTACACAAAGTCAGCAGGCTGAGGATTAATTAACAGATCTCTGGTCAAAAAACATACTTTGGAATAATAGTTTTGTCCAGAAATTATTTAGATGCACAATTATGACTTTTTAACAGTCTATATATTTTCTACAGTTGTCTATGGTGACATTGTATTTTCAACTTTGTCAGCAAGTTGTGGTTCtcgtagagtgaaggaaagatGGTGATTCACACACTCAATGTATAAAAAAGGAAGTGAACTTTTAAAGAACAGATTCATTGCTTGTTGTTTTACCTCTGTGATCTCTTTGTAACTTTTTAGCGAGATCATGCAGATTCATCTCCCTCAGGATCTCCACTGTGATCTCCACAGCTTCCTCAGGGCCGTATCTCTGCACCATCTGATCcactgtgtcctgtctgtcaacGTTCTCCAGCTGGCTCTCTGGGATGGGAGGAAAGCCAGGCAGCTGGGATGTTGTCAGGTGAGACTGAAATGTCTCCAGCTGTTCTTCAATGAGCTCCTCCAGAGTGGTCAGCAACAGGTCTGGAACAGCCAATATGAAGGATctctaaaataataaagaagaaaAGATAAGGAAGGAATARAAATACTGACGACTATAAAACAAAGACCATGAATATGTATTCATATTCACAATCTTTCTACTGGTCTcaatacctcacacacacacacatgtttagtTCACAATGACATTTGACCCTTCTGAAATGCCACTGGTCTTACCCTGATGTCCAGTGACTTAGGCCCCTTCCTCTGCCTTTCCAGACGGCGACGCTTCTCTCCAGACCGGGTCAACCTGGACACAAGAAACAgtcacactgttctgttcccctacatCACCAtcacatgctgtggtcactacactgttctgttcccctacaccaccaTCACATGCTGTTGTCACTTCACTGTTCTCCTacaccaccacatgctgtggtcgcttcactgttctgttcccctacaccaccatcacatgctgtggtcactacactgttctgttcccctacaccaccaccacatgctgttgtcactacactgttctgttcccctacccaccaccacacatgctgtggtcactacactgttctgttcccctacacaccaccaccacatgctgtggtcactacactgttctgttcccctacaccaccacacatgctgtggtcactacactgttctgttcccctacaccaccacatgctgtg is from Salvelinus sp. IW2-2015 unplaced genomic scaffold, ASM291031v2 Un_scaffold2323, whole genome shotgun sequence and encodes:
- the LOC112073628 gene encoding NACHT, LRR and PYD domains-containing protein 6 isoform X3 produces the protein MLTRSGEKRRRLERQRKGPKSLDIRRSFILAVPDLLLTTLEELIEEQLETFQSHLTTSQLPGFPPIPESQLENVDRQDTVDQMVQRYGPEEAVEITVEILREMNLHDLAKKLQRDHRGKKRKKITKPAGDTAVIKGRLSKXTSRNTTGTKPNVSYLLLGALAELVSEQLESFQWHLIHGEGFTSIPRGQLENANRLVTVDRMVQQYHEDGAVKITLEILRKMRQNKMADELEKKFPNNV
- the LOC112073628 gene encoding NACHT, LRR and PYD domains-containing protein 6 isoform X1, whose protein sequence is MPAGAERTKLPRTSSRMLTRSGEKRRRLERQRKGPKSLDIRRSFILAVPDLLLTTLEELIEEQLETFQSHLTTSQLPGFPPIPESQLENVDRQDTVDQMVQRYGPEEAVEITVEILREMNLHDLAKKLQRDHRGKKRKKITKPAGDTAVIKGRLSKXTSRNTTGTKPNVSYLLLGALAELVSEQLESFQWHLIHGEGFTSIPRGQLENANRLVTVDRMVQQYHEDGAVKITLEILRKMRQNKMADELEKKFPNNV
- the LOC112073628 gene encoding uncharacterized protein isoform X2, which encodes MPAGAERTKLPRTSSRMLTRSGEKRRRLERQRKGPKSLDIRRSFILAVPDLLLTTLEELIEEQLETFQSHLTTSQLPGFPPIPESQLENVDRQDTVDQMVQRYGPEEAVEITVEILREMNLHDLAKKLQRDHRVTKPAGDTAVIKGRLSKXTSRNTTGTKPNVSYLLLGALAELVSEQLESFQWHLIHGEGFTSIPRGQLENANRLVTVDRMVQQYHEDGAVKITLEILRKMRQNKMADELEKKFPNNV